In Halobacterium sp. R2-5, the following are encoded in one genomic region:
- a CDS encoding prenyltransferase: protein MLRYLLVLSRPRFWFYLAGPVVVGVAYAAGTVPELFSLPAVALFAYFLVPANVFLYGVNDVFDRDVDEVNPKKEEKEARFRGGRAVAAVVVLSGLLLVPVAAVLPAVAYPWLAAWVVLSVEYSAPPLRFKTTPLLDSASNGLYILPGAAAYAAVAGQQPPLLAVAGGWLWAMGMHTFSAIPDIEPDREAGITTTATALGERRTYVYCAACWLASAAVFAAVDWRLGAVLLAYPVLVTGIVASDVDVDRAYWWYPFVNTAVGAALTIGALWRLANG from the coding sequence ATGCTGCGCTACCTCCTCGTCCTCTCCCGGCCGCGGTTCTGGTTCTACCTCGCCGGCCCCGTCGTCGTCGGCGTCGCGTACGCGGCCGGGACCGTCCCCGAGCTGTTCTCGCTGCCCGCGGTCGCGCTGTTCGCGTACTTCCTCGTGCCCGCGAACGTCTTCCTCTACGGCGTCAACGACGTCTTCGACCGCGACGTCGACGAGGTGAACCCGAAGAAAGAGGAGAAGGAGGCGCGGTTCCGGGGCGGCCGCGCAGTCGCCGCGGTCGTCGTCCTCTCGGGGCTCCTGCTCGTCCCAGTCGCCGCAGTGCTGCCGGCAGTCGCGTACCCGTGGCTCGCCGCGTGGGTCGTCCTCTCCGTGGAGTACAGCGCGCCGCCGCTCCGATTCAAGACGACGCCGCTGCTGGACTCCGCGTCGAACGGCCTCTACATCCTCCCGGGGGCCGCCGCGTACGCCGCGGTCGCCGGCCAGCAGCCGCCGCTGCTCGCGGTCGCCGGCGGCTGGCTGTGGGCGATGGGGATGCACACGTTCTCCGCCATCCCCGACATCGAGCCCGACCGCGAGGCCGGCATCACTACCACCGCCACCGCGCTCGGCGAGCGCCGCACGTACGTCTACTGCGCGGCGTGCTGGCTCGCCTCGGCCGCCGTCTTCGCGGCCGTCGACTGGCGGCTCGGCGCCGTCCTGCTCGCGTACCCCGTACTCGTCACCGGTATCGTCGCCTCGGACGTGGACGTCGACCGCGCGTACTGGTGGTACCCGTTCGTGAACACCGCCGTCGGCGCCGCGCTCACCATCGGCGCGCTCTGGAGGCTCGCGAATGGGTGA